AGAAATACCAAATGAATACGAACCCGAAAGTTACAAAAGGAAATCCAAACTTTTTCAGCAAAAACCCTTGTAATAATCGGGATTTATAAGAAGAAGTTTTGATTTTATGAAAGGATAGATTTCATAGAGCCTGAAAGAACAACCATCGGAGTAATGGAAAGTACAGACGGTGGTTTGTCCGGATAGAGCGAGCCCTTTATTATAATAGTGAGATTACAAGCTAACAGTAAACAAAAGATAACGCAAAGGGTAATACCGATTGCAGTGAAAATTTTATGACGAAGAGTTGCCTTAGGCTTAGCAGGAGATAACTCCTCAGCAGGCTTAACAACTGAATTTTCAATATCTGAATGCTCAATAGCTTGAGAACCATTTGATTCATCAACAATAGCTGAAGCTTCTTTTTCATTAATGGTATTCACTAAAATTCACCTACTTTTTTGTTTTAAAAAATAAAAAGTATAAAAAAGTAAGCGATCTAAAAAACAGTTCCTGAAAACAGTTTAAAAATAAATTCCCTTACCTTGTCTATATTATATAACAAAAACATTATTTTTGTATAACAATTATTAATATCTTTTTAACTATTTTTCATTTTTTGGTCCTAAAAAGTTTATATCGACAAAAATATTTTAAAAAAATAAATTGTTTTGTTAATAATTTGTTTTACCGAAAATATAAAATCCGACTGCAGACAGCCGGATTTTATATAAAACACATATATAGTTTTATGATTTGCTAAGAGGATGTTTTCGTAAAAATTAGTGAGAATCGTGTGTATCGTTTGTTATTCTTTTGAAAAGTAAAGAAATGCACCAAATTCCGCCTAATCCCACAAGTGAATAAATTATACGGCTTATTATAGAAAGCTGACCTCCGAAAAAGAAAGCAACTATGTCAAAACCGAAAATTCCAATGCTTCCCCAGTTGAGAGCACCGATTATGGTTAAAATAAGTGCGATTTTATCTATTAGCATATTAAGACTACTCCTTATAAAAGTTTGATAATAGTTTGTCTCTGTTAAAGTAAATTATTCAGAAAAAATTGATGTTTTAATCATTGTCGAGCCTAAAATATATATCAGCACACATAAAGTGTATATAAAAATGAAAGAAATGACCGATAAAACCTCAACAGTTGTCCCCAAATATAAAATGCTTATTAGAAAATATATTATAAAAAAGCCTAAAATCATTGAAAAATAGCCATTTTTACG
This region of Oscillospiraceae bacterium genomic DNA includes:
- a CDS encoding DUF378 domain-containing protein, which translates into the protein MLIDKIALILTIIGALNWGSIGIFGFDIVAFFFGGQLSIISRIIYSLVGLGGIWCISLLFKRITNDTHDSH